One Eurosta solidaginis isolate ZX-2024a chromosome 5, ASM4086904v1, whole genome shotgun sequence DNA segment encodes these proteins:
- the tut gene encoding uncharacterized protein tut yields MEINSSAQSQRPNTILHREQTLIQYSRSPFEFPSTQYESYQENGTKYLKSLTRIPVALQENLNACAGEIFLSGIPPEIRAEAIAEIAAILGELYILRYKVNFSGDSRGFAYLQYLNPSLMQLAIIRLPVLFRQHSLPMIRVRQSRNSSKLLLKKTYRMSPQSVYETLRQLITFDKLIGRELFPGYFEYQIIFKCNEEAVHARRELLRTISKFGRNAIVVWDTSNEEAQPQSAAQYTHHQDSVNEYGTKIPIATNNSYSEY; encoded by the exons ATGGAAATCAATTCCAGTGCACAATCGCAACGGCCAAATACAATATTACATCGTGAGCAGACATTAATACAATATTCGCGTTCTCCATTTGAATTCCCATCAACACAGTACGAATCATATCAAGAAAATGGTACAAAGTATCTTAAAAGTTTGACACGCATACCAGTTGCTTTACAGGAGAACCTAAACGCATGCGCAGGCGAG ATTTTTCTCAGTGGTATACCCCCGGAGATACGAGCTGAAGCTATTGCAGAGATTGCTGCAATTCTTGGCGAGCTCTATATACTGAGGTATAAAGTTAACTTTTCAGGAGACTCACGAGGATTTGCATATCTTCAATATCTAAATCCTTCTCTCATGCAATTGGCTATTATACG CTTACCAGTTCTTTTTCGGCAACACTCACTTCCTATGATTCGGGTCCGTCAATCTCGTAACTCTTCGAAGCTCTTGCTCAAGAAAACATATCGCATGTCTCCTCAAAGTGTTTATGAAACCCTACGTCAATTGATTACGTTCGATAAGCTGATTGGTCGTGAACTTTTCCCAGGATATTTTGAATATCAGATTATTTTTAAATGCAATGAGGAGGCAGTGCATGCACGGCGTGAGCTTTTGCGCACCATATCCAAATTTGGAAGAAATGCCATAGTGGTATGGGATACCAGTAATGAGGAAGCCCAACCTCAATCAGCAGCACAATATACACATCATCAGGACAGTGTAAACGAGTATGGTACAAAGATTCCAATTGCCACTAATAACTCTTACTCTGAATACTAA